The proteins below are encoded in one region of Pseudomonas putida NBRC 14164:
- a CDS encoding IclR family transcriptional regulator: MAGSQIERAFSLVESLTGEPQGLPLQTLAERLDIPKSAAHRMLTELVRLGYVRQNRDNSRYQLSAKLVALGFRYLSSNGADIIQPILDRLAQDSGELVRLGVIDGTRQTWIAKSQGARSGLRYDPDMGRDAPLFYTASGHAWLASLDDEQALQMVLRQGIADPAQFGPNAPRSTEELLAYLHRAREQGYAWVEETSAIGTSALAAVVRRPQTDEVIGVLSIAGPSARMAQSRLAELAPLLLAAAQELSAASRASELFA; this comes from the coding sequence ATGGCTGGTAGTCAGATCGAACGCGCCTTCAGTCTTGTAGAGAGCCTTACCGGCGAACCCCAGGGGCTGCCCTTGCAAACCCTGGCCGAGCGCCTGGACATCCCCAAAAGCGCGGCCCACCGCATGCTCACCGAGCTGGTGCGGCTAGGCTACGTGCGGCAGAACCGCGACAACAGCCGCTACCAGCTGTCGGCCAAGCTGGTGGCCCTGGGCTTTCGTTACCTGTCCAGCAACGGTGCCGACATCATCCAGCCGATTCTCGACCGCCTGGCCCAGGACAGCGGCGAGCTGGTGCGCCTTGGCGTGATCGACGGTACCCGCCAGACCTGGATCGCCAAGTCCCAGGGCGCCCGCTCCGGGCTGCGCTACGACCCCGACATGGGCCGCGATGCTCCACTGTTCTACACCGCCTCCGGGCATGCCTGGCTGGCCAGCCTGGACGATGAACAGGCGCTGCAGATGGTGTTGCGCCAGGGCATTGCCGACCCTGCGCAGTTCGGCCCCAACGCACCACGTTCCACTGAGGAACTGCTTGCCTACCTGCACCGTGCCCGCGAGCAGGGGTATGCCTGGGTGGAGGAAACCTCGGCCATCGGTACCTCGGCCCTGGCGGCGGTGGTGCGTCGCCCGCAAACGGACGAGGTGATTGGCGTATTGAGCATCGCCGGGCCTAGCGCACGGATGGCGCAAAGCCGCCTGGCAGAGCTGGCGCCGCTGTTGCTGGCGGCGGCGCAGGAGCTGTCTGCAGCCAGCCGGGCAAGCGAATTGTTTGCCTGA
- a CDS encoding aldehyde dehydrogenase — protein MYTLEFWQQRASDLYLPSQALINGKPVNAQDGATFAAINPATNTVLAQVAACGQAEVDLAVASARRAFEQGPWPRMAPGERKKVLLRLAELIMAHREELALLDSLNMGKPVMDAYNIDVPGSAHVFAWYGEALDKLYDQVAPTAANALATITREALGVVAAVVPWNFPLDMAAWKLAPALAAGNSVVLKPAEQSPFSALRLAQLALEAGVPEGVLNVVPGLGERAGQALGLHPDVDCLVFTGSTQVGKYFMQYSAQSNLKQVWLECGGKSPNLVFENCQDLDLAAEKAAFGIFFNQGEVCSANSRLYVQRSIHDEFVERLQAKARQWLPGNPLDPASRAGAIVDAEQTGRIEAAIVRAGQEGARLVCGGRRLTIEGSDNYIEPTIFAGVHGRMSLAREEVFGPVLAISAFDTEEEAVRLANDSIYGLAASVWSDDFNQVHRVARALKAGTVSVNTVDALDVTVPFGGGKQSGFGRDLSLHSFDKYSQLKTTWYQLRG, from the coding sequence ATGTACACCCTCGAATTCTGGCAACAACGCGCCTCGGACCTGTACCTGCCATCCCAGGCGCTGATCAACGGCAAACCCGTCAACGCACAGGATGGCGCCACGTTCGCCGCCATCAACCCCGCAACCAACACCGTACTGGCCCAGGTCGCTGCCTGCGGCCAGGCCGAGGTCGACCTTGCCGTGGCCAGCGCACGTCGGGCCTTCGAACAAGGCCCCTGGCCGCGCATGGCCCCAGGCGAGCGCAAGAAGGTGCTGCTGCGCCTGGCCGAGCTGATCATGGCCCATCGCGAAGAACTGGCATTGCTTGACTCGCTGAACATGGGCAAGCCGGTGATGGACGCCTACAACATCGACGTGCCGGGCTCGGCCCATGTGTTCGCCTGGTACGGCGAGGCGCTGGACAAGCTGTATGACCAGGTGGCGCCCACTGCTGCCAATGCGCTGGCTACCATCACCCGCGAAGCCCTCGGCGTGGTCGCTGCCGTGGTGCCATGGAACTTCCCGCTCGACATGGCCGCCTGGAAGCTCGCCCCGGCGCTGGCTGCCGGTAACAGCGTGGTGCTCAAACCTGCCGAGCAATCACCGTTCTCGGCCCTGCGCCTGGCCCAGCTGGCGCTGGAAGCCGGTGTGCCGGAAGGTGTGCTGAACGTGGTGCCTGGCTTGGGCGAGCGGGCTGGGCAGGCGCTGGGCCTGCACCCGGATGTGGATTGCCTGGTGTTCACCGGCTCCACCCAGGTGGGCAAGTACTTCATGCAGTACTCGGCGCAGTCCAACCTCAAGCAGGTGTGGCTGGAGTGCGGCGGCAAGAGCCCCAACCTGGTGTTCGAAAACTGCCAGGACCTGGACCTGGCGGCGGAAAAGGCCGCATTCGGTATTTTCTTCAACCAGGGCGAGGTGTGTTCGGCCAACTCGCGGCTGTACGTTCAGCGCTCCATCCATGACGAATTTGTCGAGCGCCTGCAAGCCAAAGCCCGCCAGTGGTTGCCGGGCAACCCGCTGGACCCGGCGAGCCGTGCTGGTGCCATTGTCGATGCCGAACAAACCGGCCGCATCGAAGCCGCCATTGTGCGCGCCGGGCAAGAGGGCGCACGGTTGGTGTGTGGCGGTCGGCGCCTGACCATCGAAGGGTCGGACAACTACATCGAGCCGACCATTTTTGCCGGTGTCCATGGCCGCATGAGCCTGGCGCGGGAGGAAGTGTTCGGGCCGGTGCTGGCAATCAGCGCCTTCGACACGGAAGAAGAGGCGGTGCGCCTGGCCAACGACAGTATCTATGGCCTGGCGGCTTCGGTGTGGAGCGATGACTTCAACCAGGTGCACCGGGTAGCGCGGGCGTTGAAAGCCGGTACCGTGTCTGTGAATACAGTCGACGCGTTGGATGTGACGGTGCCTTTCGGCGGTGGCAAGCAGTCGGGGTTCGGACGCGACCTGTCGTTGCATTCGTTCGATAAGTATTCGCAGCTCAAGACCACCTGGTACCAGCTGCGCGGCTGA
- a CDS encoding helix-turn-helix transcriptional regulator: MTNQLLSEQWFEHLAKVTEAIGRPGFAANLFAALGVIRPIQATTVYLYPHDGMPCALFEQDDKAPWQPEGNVSRYLSGFYLLDPFYGACVEQVASGCYGLFEVAPDHFEVSEYYQSFYRHSHLEDELNYILQVAPGQSLVVSLAFTDKLDAHTRELYGRITPWVLAVLSKHFAGLDSRAARFENILEQRIHAALNNFGSSLLTERECRIAQLILRGHSTKSLAERLGVSEDTIKSHRKNVYAKLDIGTQSELFSLFIDALANAQGVLGKDPLESYMGKLR; encoded by the coding sequence GTGACTAATCAATTGCTTTCAGAACAGTGGTTCGAGCACCTGGCCAAGGTCACCGAGGCAATCGGCCGACCGGGCTTTGCCGCCAACCTGTTTGCCGCACTTGGCGTTATCCGGCCGATCCAGGCGACCACGGTGTACCTGTACCCGCACGACGGCATGCCTTGTGCGCTGTTCGAGCAGGACGACAAGGCGCCCTGGCAGCCTGAGGGCAATGTCAGCCGCTACTTGTCCGGCTTCTACCTGCTCGACCCGTTCTACGGTGCCTGTGTGGAGCAGGTAGCGTCGGGGTGCTATGGGTTGTTCGAAGTGGCACCCGACCATTTCGAGGTCAGCGAGTACTACCAGTCGTTCTACCGGCACTCGCACCTGGAGGATGAGCTCAACTACATCCTGCAGGTTGCGCCGGGGCAGAGCCTGGTGGTGTCGCTGGCGTTCACCGACAAGCTGGATGCACACACCCGCGAGCTGTACGGGCGCATCACGCCTTGGGTGCTGGCGGTGCTGAGCAAGCACTTCGCCGGGCTGGACAGCCGCGCCGCGCGCTTCGAGAACATCCTCGAACAACGCATCCACGCCGCGCTGAACAACTTTGGCAGCTCGCTGCTGACCGAACGTGAATGCCGTATCGCCCAGTTGATCCTGCGTGGCCACTCGACCAAGTCGCTGGCCGAGCGCCTGGGCGTGTCGGAAGACACCATCAAGTCGCACCGCAAGAACGTCTACGCCAAGCTCGACATCGGCACCCAGTCCGAGCTGTTTTCCCTGTTCATCGACGCGCTGGCCAATGCCCAGGGCGTGCTGGGCAAGGACCCGCTGGAAAGCTACATGGGCAAGCTGCGCTGA
- a CDS encoding APC family permease: protein MHTTTSTAHSPSHDTAAHPCANTGRFRKSMGLTALVLFGLAYMVPLAVFTTYGLVTQMTKGHLPTAYLLTLAAMLLTAYSYGRMVQAHPYSGSVYTYTRKAFGSHIGFITGWTLLLDYIFLPLLSYLLIGIYMSEYFPAIHAWVWVAGSIALVTFLNLIGIESITRVNWILVVVQLVFIIVFVALSVLKLSGHAEPVSLLAPFHHEGFSVPLIMTGAAVLCLSFLGFDAVSTMAEETTNPTYRIPVAILAVSLIGGLLFLVVSYCAQMVFPDWGSFADPDSASVDVMRRVGGELLVTAFTATYVAGCFASAMVSQASVSRVLFAMGRDGALPRAFGQLVTKKRVPATAILVVSLLSLIALVITLDTVANMISFGALFAFSAVNLAVVKHYLVDQKPRGGRNYLLYGAIPGLGFLSTLWLWSSLTSLSFTIGLCWMGMGLVVLMGLTRAFRVKLPELQMAE from the coding sequence ATGCATACAACAACAAGTACAGCCCATAGCCCCTCACATGACACCGCCGCGCATCCCTGCGCCAACACCGGCCGCTTCCGCAAGTCCATGGGGCTGACTGCCCTGGTCCTGTTCGGCCTGGCCTACATGGTGCCCCTGGCCGTATTCACCACCTACGGGCTGGTCACCCAGATGACCAAAGGGCACCTGCCCACCGCCTACCTGCTCACCCTCGCCGCCATGCTGCTGACTGCCTACAGCTACGGCCGCATGGTTCAGGCCCACCCCTACTCCGGCTCGGTCTACACCTATACGCGCAAGGCCTTCGGCAGCCACATCGGCTTTATTACCGGCTGGACACTGCTGCTCGACTACATCTTCCTGCCGCTGCTCAGCTACCTGCTGATCGGCATCTACATGTCGGAATACTTCCCGGCTATCCACGCCTGGGTGTGGGTGGCAGGCTCAATTGCCCTGGTCACCTTCCTCAACCTGATCGGCATCGAGTCCATCACCCGGGTCAACTGGATCCTGGTAGTGGTGCAACTGGTGTTCATCATCGTCTTCGTCGCCCTGTCCGTGCTCAAGCTCAGCGGGCACGCGGAGCCGGTGTCGCTACTCGCCCCCTTCCATCACGAAGGCTTCAGCGTGCCGCTGATCATGACCGGCGCTGCCGTGCTGTGCCTGTCCTTCCTGGGGTTTGATGCCGTCTCGACCATGGCCGAAGAAACGACCAACCCGACCTACCGTATTCCGGTGGCGATCCTGGCGGTTTCGCTGATCGGCGGCTTGCTGTTCTTGGTGGTGTCGTACTGCGCGCAGATGGTGTTCCCCGACTGGGGCAGCTTCGCCGACCCGGATTCGGCCTCGGTGGATGTGATGCGCCGTGTCGGCGGCGAACTGCTGGTAACGGCCTTCACTGCCACCTACGTGGCCGGCTGCTTCGCCTCGGCCATGGTGTCCCAGGCCAGCGTGTCGCGCGTGCTGTTCGCCATGGGCCGCGACGGCGCGTTGCCGCGGGCGTTCGGCCAACTGGTGACGAAAAAACGCGTGCCAGCCACTGCCATCCTGGTGGTCAGCCTGCTGTCGCTGATCGCCCTGGTGATCACCCTCGACACCGTGGCCAACATGATCAGCTTCGGCGCGCTGTTCGCCTTTTCGGCGGTGAACCTGGCGGTGGTCAAGCACTACCTTGTCGACCAGAAACCGCGCGGTGGCCGCAACTACCTGCTGTACGGCGCCATCCCAGGCCTGGGCTTTCTCAGCACGCTGTGGCTGTGGAGCAGCCTGACCAGCCTGTCGTTCACCATCGGCCTGTGCTGGATGGGCATGGGCCTGGTGGTGCTGATGGGGCTGACCCGCGCGTTTCGGGTGAAGCTGCCGGAATTGCAGATGGCGGAGTGA
- a CDS encoding HD domain-containing phosphohydrolase → MGCVSNGRVAGKAGRGISLQWLVALAVVLGMLLLGAALAWQGYYGIRQTLVAAAGDAAQQVGKTIDERARRLIDPAQSSIRLLAHNPAAHTQAQRFERLPQLVETLDANRMLSAAYIGYTNGDFLLVRRLRDPQLLQRFAAPAGTAFLVQSVSRGEGGVVQGEWRYYDRALNLLQAQAKPDYRYDPRTRPWFAEASAQRGTALTPPYVFFTTREIGLTMAQRSVDGGAVIGMDVSVNDLASETQGLRITPGTEIAVVDDQGSVVAYPNLQRVIVHEGQGLRLSRVGELGVASLQHLYADQQQGTRAQPYQVQGQTWYGMRIPLTNLAGQDLQVLIAVPAHELLAGARKVLFEQLLWTAALMAVLLVLGGVLGRRIGRPLKVLAEQVQGLAGFDFSREVGVKSRVTEVRELSHVLSRMSGTIRSFQAITLALSRERDLEHMLDGVLTHLVHAAGADAGVVYLFDAEHALLRLAASCRGEQYPAELAVDEAARPTLPAAVNQALGLHERSLAVVLKDRSQALLGILVLQLDDDQLGQPFRQFVEELSGVVAVAIETRQLVEAQQRLMDAMIKLLADAIDAKSPYTGGHCERVPQLAQMLLDQVVAADTGPYASFNMTEAERYEFRVAAWLHDCGKVTSPEYVVDKATKLETLHNRIHEVRMRFEVLWRDAELAYWQGLASGADQRALQASLVQSQDRLQNDFAFVAQANIGGEFMQDADIERLQQIGQRRWQRHFDNRLGISRDEAERFAGLPQPALPVDEPLLADRPEHRVPWGERKPPVAKGDPRNHWGFDMRLPAHASDHGELYNLSIRRGTLNDEERFKINEHIVQTIIMLSALPFPRQLKRVPAIAGNHHEKMDGSGYPRRLGEHDLGIAERVMAIADIFEALTAADRPYKPPKTLSESVKILVFMARDRHIDGQLLHLFLSSGVYRQYAERFLRAEQIDEVDVPYWLAQISASSAAMPAT, encoded by the coding sequence ATGGGCTGCGTGTCGAATGGCCGTGTTGCCGGTAAAGCCGGGCGTGGCATCTCGCTGCAATGGCTGGTAGCGCTGGCCGTCGTGCTGGGCATGCTGTTGCTCGGCGCCGCCCTGGCCTGGCAGGGTTATTACGGCATTCGCCAGACCCTGGTAGCCGCCGCCGGCGATGCCGCCCAGCAAGTTGGCAAGACCATCGACGAACGCGCCCGGCGGCTGATCGACCCGGCACAAAGCAGTATCCGCCTGCTGGCCCACAACCCCGCTGCACATACCCAGGCACAGCGCTTCGAACGGCTGCCACAGCTGGTCGAGACGCTGGATGCCAACCGCATGCTCAGTGCTGCCTACATCGGTTACACCAATGGTGATTTCCTGCTGGTGCGCCGGCTGCGGGACCCACAGCTGCTGCAGCGCTTTGCCGCGCCGGCGGGCACGGCGTTTCTGGTGCAGAGTGTCAGCCGGGGTGAAGGCGGGGTGGTACAGGGCGAGTGGCGCTACTACGACAGGGCGTTGAACCTGTTGCAGGCTCAGGCCAAACCCGATTACCGCTACGACCCACGCACGCGCCCGTGGTTCGCCGAAGCCAGCGCACAGCGCGGTACCGCGCTAACCCCGCCCTATGTGTTCTTCACCACCCGCGAGATCGGCCTGACCATGGCGCAGCGCAGCGTTGACGGTGGTGCAGTGATCGGCATGGATGTTTCGGTCAACGACCTGGCCAGCGAAACCCAGGGGCTGCGCATCACCCCCGGCACAGAGATTGCGGTGGTCGACGACCAAGGCAGCGTCGTGGCCTACCCGAACCTGCAGCGGGTAATCGTGCATGAAGGGCAGGGCCTGCGCCTGTCGCGTGTCGGCGAACTGGGCGTTGCAAGCCTGCAACACCTTTACGCTGACCAGCAGCAAGGCACCCGGGCACAGCCCTATCAGGTGCAGGGCCAGACCTGGTATGGCATGCGCATCCCGCTGACCAACCTGGCCGGGCAGGACCTGCAGGTGCTGATTGCCGTGCCGGCCCATGAGTTGTTGGCCGGTGCGCGCAAGGTGCTGTTCGAACAGTTGCTCTGGACCGCTGCGCTGATGGCCGTGCTGCTGGTGCTCGGCGGGGTACTTGGGCGGCGCATCGGTCGCCCGTTGAAGGTGCTGGCCGAGCAGGTGCAAGGCTTGGCCGGCTTCGACTTCAGCCGCGAAGTGGGGGTGAAGTCGCGGGTGACCGAAGTACGCGAACTGAGCCATGTACTGAGCCGCATGTCTGGCACCATCCGCAGCTTTCAGGCCATTACCCTCGCGCTCAGTCGCGAGCGCGACCTCGAGCACATGCTCGATGGCGTACTCACCCACCTGGTGCATGCTGCCGGGGCCGATGCTGGTGTGGTGTACCTGTTTGACGCCGAGCACGCGCTGCTGCGCCTGGCCGCCTCCTGCCGCGGTGAGCAATACCCGGCCGAGCTGGCCGTGGATGAAGCTGCCCGGCCCACGCTGCCCGCTGCCGTGAACCAGGCCCTCGGCCTGCACGAGCGCAGCCTGGCTGTGGTGCTGAAAGACCGTAGCCAGGCGCTGTTGGGCATCCTGGTGCTGCAACTGGACGACGACCAGCTGGGCCAGCCGTTCCGGCAGTTTGTCGAAGAGCTGTCGGGTGTGGTGGCTGTGGCCATCGAGACGCGGCAGCTGGTCGAAGCCCAGCAACGCCTGATGGATGCCATGATCAAGCTGCTGGCCGACGCCATCGATGCCAAAAGCCCCTATACCGGCGGCCATTGCGAGCGGGTGCCGCAGCTGGCGCAGATGCTGCTGGACCAGGTAGTTGCCGCCGACACCGGCCCCTATGCCAGCTTCAACATGACCGAAGCCGAGCGCTATGAATTTCGCGTGGCGGCCTGGCTGCACGATTGTGGCAAGGTCACCAGCCCCGAGTATGTGGTGGACAAGGCGACAAAGCTGGAAACCCTGCACAATCGCATTCACGAGGTGCGCATGCGCTTTGAAGTGCTGTGGCGCGATGCCGAGCTCGCGTACTGGCAGGGCCTGGCCAGCGGTGCCGATCAGCGGGCGCTGCAAGCCAGCCTGGTACAAAGCCAGGATCGGCTGCAGAATGACTTTGCCTTCGTCGCCCAGGCCAACATCGGCGGCGAGTTCATGCAGGACGCCGACATCGAGCGTTTGCAGCAGATTGGCCAGCGCCGCTGGCAGCGCCACTTCGACAACCGCCTGGGCATTTCCCGCGACGAGGCGGAGCGTTTTGCAGGTTTACCGCAACCTGCACTCCCGGTAGACGAACCCCTGCTGGCCGACCGGCCGGAGCACCGCGTGCCCTGGGGTGAACGCAAACCACCGGTGGCCAAGGGCGACCCGCGCAACCACTGGGGGTTCGACATGCGCCTGCCAGCCCATGCCAGCGACCATGGCGAGCTGTACAACCTGTCGATTCGACGCGGTACGCTGAATGACGAGGAACGCTTCAAGATCAATGAGCACATCGTGCAGACCATCATCATGCTCAGCGCGCTGCCGTTTCCACGCCAGCTGAAAAGGGTACCGGCCATTGCCGGCAACCACCACGAGAAGATGGATGGCAGCGGTTACCCGCGCCGGCTGGGCGAGCACGACCTGGGCATTGCCGAACGGGTGATGGCGATTGCCGACATCTTCGAAGCGCTGACCGCTGCCGACCGGCCGTACAAGCCACCGAAGACGCTGTCCGAATCAGTAAAAATCCTGGTGTTCATGGCCCGCGACAGGCACATCGACGGGCAACTGCTGCACCTGTTCTTGAGCAGCGGGGTGTACCGCCAGTATGCCGAGCGTTTCCTGCGCGCCGAGCAGATCGACGAGGTCGATGTGCCTTACTGGCTGGCGCAGATATCCGCTTCGAGCGCAGCAATGCCTGCCACCTGA
- a CDS encoding aspartate aminotransferase family protein produces the protein MNAPFAPQRQTRDYQAADAAHHIHAFLDQKALNAEGPRVIVGGERLHLWDSEGKRYLDGMSGLWCTQLGYGRRDLTVAAATQMDQLAYYNMFFHTTHPAVIELSELLFSLLPGHYSHAIYTNSGSEANEVLIRTVRRYWQVVGQPNKKVMIGRWNGYHGSTLAATALGGMKFMHEMGGLIPDVAHIDEPYWYAEGGELTPAEFGRRCALQLEEKILELGAENVAGFIAEPFQGAGGMIFPPESYWPEIQRISRQYDVLLCADEVIGGFGRTGEWFAHEYFGFEPDTLSIAKGLTSGYVPMGGLVLSKRIAEALVERGGVFAHGLTYSGHPVAAAVAIANLKALRDEGIVTQVKDDTGPYLQRILREVFADHPLIGQVQGAGLVAALQFAEHKPTRKRFANENDLAWQCRTFGFEEGVIIRSTLGRMIMAPALIANHSELDELVEKTRIAVDRTARLVGKL, from the coding sequence ATGAATGCGCCTTTCGCCCCGCAACGCCAGACCCGCGACTACCAGGCAGCCGATGCCGCGCACCATATCCATGCCTTCCTCGACCAGAAGGCGCTGAATGCCGAAGGGCCGCGGGTGATCGTCGGTGGCGAACGCCTGCACCTGTGGGACAGCGAGGGCAAGCGCTACCTGGATGGCATGTCTGGCCTGTGGTGCACCCAGCTCGGCTACGGGCGCCGCGACCTGACTGTCGCTGCCGCCACGCAGATGGACCAGCTGGCGTACTACAACATGTTTTTCCACACCACCCACCCGGCGGTGATCGAACTGTCCGAGCTGCTGTTCAGCCTGCTGCCCGGCCACTACAGCCATGCGATCTACACCAACTCCGGCTCTGAAGCCAACGAAGTGTTGATCCGTACCGTACGCCGCTACTGGCAAGTGGTCGGGCAGCCGAACAAGAAGGTCATGATTGGCCGCTGGAACGGCTACCACGGCTCGACCCTGGCGGCCACGGCGCTGGGCGGCATGAAGTTCATGCACGAAATGGGCGGGCTGATCCCGGATGTGGCGCACATCGACGAACCGTACTGGTACGCCGAGGGTGGCGAGCTGACCCCGGCCGAGTTCGGCCGCCGCTGCGCCTTGCAGCTGGAGGAAAAAATCCTCGAACTGGGCGCCGAGAACGTTGCCGGCTTTATCGCCGAGCCGTTCCAGGGCGCAGGCGGCATGATCTTCCCGCCGGAAAGCTACTGGCCGGAAATCCAGCGCATCTCCCGCCAGTATGACGTGCTGTTGTGCGCCGATGAGGTGATTGGTGGCTTTGGCCGCACCGGCGAGTGGTTTGCCCATGAATACTTCGGATTCGAGCCCGACACCCTGTCGATCGCCAAGGGCCTGACCAGCGGCTATGTGCCCATGGGTGGCCTGGTGCTGAGCAAGCGCATTGCCGAGGCGCTGGTGGAACGTGGCGGGGTGTTTGCCCACGGCCTGACCTATTCCGGCCACCCGGTGGCGGCGGCGGTGGCGATTGCCAACCTGAAGGCGCTGCGCGACGAAGGCATCGTCACCCAGGTGAAGGATGACACCGGGCCGTACCTGCAGCGCATCCTGCGCGAGGTGTTCGCCGACCACCCGTTGATCGGCCAGGTGCAGGGCGCCGGGTTGGTGGCAGCGTTGCAGTTCGCCGAGCACAAGCCGACGCGCAAACGCTTCGCCAACGAGAACGACCTGGCCTGGCAATGCCGCACCTTTGGTTTCGAGGAAGGCGTGATCATTCGCTCGACCCTGGGCCGGATGATCATGGCACCGGCCTTGATCGCCAACCACAGCGAGCTGGATGAGCTGGTAGAGAAAACCCGCATTGCCGTGGACCGCACCGCTCGGTTGGTTGGCAAGCTCTAA
- a CDS encoding FAD-dependent oxidoreductase: MPSAALDTEYDVLVIGSGAAGLAAAVTAAWHGQKVIVLEKEPVFGGATAWSGGWAWVPRNPLAQRAGIVEDIEQPRTYLRNELGANYNAERVDAFLEACPHMVAFFEKHTALQFADGNGIPDMHGDTPGAAQGGHQVIAAPYDARQVGALLPRLRKTLRETSFMGMPIMAGADLAAFLNMTRSPKALLHVCKRFGRHLYHLARHGRAMHLVNGVALVARLAKSAQDLGVHLQESAPAKRLLVEEGQVRGVLVGTPQGDRQIRAKAVVLAAGGFPNDSARRRQLFPRDASGHDNLALPPQGCSGDGLRLGESAGGVVATDLKSPVAWAPVSQVPHRDGSVGHFPHIIERGKPGIIGVLANGKRFVNEAHGYYDYVSAMVAAVPSDEEVCSWLVCDHRFLRRYGLGYARPAPLPVAPHVRSGYLKRGATLEQLAQACGIDPSGLRATVDDFNSHARNGQDPAFGRGSTPFNRKQGDPQHKGPNPCVAPIEHGPFYAVKVKPGCFGTFAGLRTDGNARVLDEAGQPIPGLYAAGTDMASVFGGWYPSGGINLGPALTFGYVAGRHIAGVQGYE, encoded by the coding sequence ATGCCTTCTGCTGCTCTCGATACCGAATACGATGTACTGGTCATAGGCTCTGGCGCCGCCGGGCTGGCTGCGGCCGTGACAGCTGCCTGGCACGGGCAGAAGGTGATCGTGCTTGAGAAGGAACCCGTGTTTGGCGGCGCCACCGCGTGGTCGGGCGGCTGGGCATGGGTGCCACGCAACCCGCTGGCCCAGCGGGCTGGCATTGTGGAAGACATCGAGCAGCCACGCACCTACCTGCGCAATGAACTGGGGGCGAATTACAACGCCGAGCGAGTGGATGCCTTTCTCGAAGCCTGCCCGCACATGGTGGCGTTCTTCGAAAAACACACAGCGCTGCAGTTTGCCGACGGCAACGGCATCCCGGACATGCATGGCGACACACCCGGTGCGGCCCAGGGCGGCCACCAGGTAATTGCCGCGCCGTACGACGCCCGCCAGGTGGGCGCCTTGCTGCCGCGCCTGCGCAAGACCCTGCGCGAAACCTCATTCATGGGCATGCCGATCATGGCCGGCGCAGACCTGGCCGCCTTCCTCAACATGACCCGCTCGCCCAAGGCCTTGCTGCACGTGTGCAAGCGCTTTGGCCGCCACCTGTATCACCTGGCCCGGCATGGCCGGGCGATGCACCTGGTCAACGGCGTGGCATTGGTGGCGCGCCTGGCCAAGTCGGCACAAGACCTGGGCGTGCACCTGCAGGAGTCGGCGCCGGCCAAACGCCTGCTGGTCGAAGAAGGCCAGGTACGTGGGGTGCTGGTGGGCACACCGCAGGGCGACCGGCAGATCCGGGCCAAGGCCGTGGTACTCGCGGCAGGTGGCTTCCCCAACGACAGCGCCCGGCGCCGGCAGCTTTTCCCGCGTGATGCCAGCGGCCACGACAACCTGGCCCTGCCGCCGCAGGGTTGTTCCGGTGACGGCCTGCGCCTGGGCGAGTCGGCCGGGGGCGTGGTTGCCACCGACCTCAAATCGCCAGTGGCGTGGGCACCGGTTTCGCAGGTGCCGCACCGCGACGGCAGCGTCGGCCACTTCCCGCACATCATCGAGCGCGGCAAGCCCGGCATCATTGGCGTGCTGGCCAACGGCAAGCGCTTTGTCAACGAAGCGCATGGCTATTACGACTATGTGTCAGCCATGGTCGCGGCGGTGCCGTCGGACGAGGAAGTGTGCTCGTGGCTGGTTTGCGACCATCGCTTCTTGCGCCGCTATGGCCTGGGTTACGCCCGCCCGGCACCGCTGCCGGTAGCGCCGCATGTGCGCAGCGGCTACCTCAAGCGCGGCGCCACGCTCGAACAACTCGCCCAGGCGTGTGGCATCGACCCGTCCGGGTTACGCGCCACGGTCGATGACTTCAACAGCCACGCCCGCAACGGCCAGGACCCGGCATTCGGCCGTGGTTCCACACCGTTCAACCGCAAACAGGGCGACCCGCAGCACAAAGGGCCCAACCCTTGTGTAGCGCCCATTGAGCATGGGCCGTTCTACGCGGTGAAGGTGAAGCCTGGCTGCTTTGGCACCTTTGCCGGGCTGCGCACCGATGGCAATGCCCGCGTGCTGGACGAGGCCGGGCAGCCGATCCCGGGGTTGTATGCTGCAGGTACCGACATGGCCAGCGTGTTTGGGGGCTGGTACCCGTCGGGTGGCATCAACCTGGGCCCGGCGCTGACCTTTGGTTATGTGGCCGGGCGGCACATTGCCGGGGTGCAAGGGTACGAGTGA